A region of Syngnathoides biaculeatus isolate LvHL_M chromosome 20, ASM1980259v1, whole genome shotgun sequence DNA encodes the following proteins:
- the trim24 gene encoding transcription intermediary factor 1-alpha isoform X2, producing MDSSGKSVGNDDIVIIVENEAESLPLGEPRPKPPGAFGLMDTCPICKLSFHNREPKLLPCLHSFCKRCLPAPFRGVEPRRDHSLHTLGQVDSNKQLGTIRCPVCRQECWEMDLLDNFFVKDSAEVPSSTMEKNNQVCMSCDDNTEATGYCLECMEFLCVTCIEAHQRVKFTRDHTIRQKKEMSPGSMKKDTLTQSSFYFFNDKPFTRAEAVAVSTQKPVFCDIHKQEPLKLFCETCDRLTCRDCQLLKHKDHNYQFLEDAYKNHRQYLESMTQQLQEKRKAIEDVSTCIRNGLQQVEENRKSVTNEIKKAICNLIMEINRKGKVLANQLESLTKDHELGLKKQQEEVNLLRRQLDHVISFTKWATASHSGTALLYCKRLILFQIHYLMGARCSASIIPQSSVRFQCRSGFWASNVDLGSLVVERSSVQALIPNQQPGPRGEAQTGAMSLSAQQRQSTLAQLQMQVDKISQQPHRQAASNHWSWYQNARLPGPPGPHGPPPPTRPIQGGSSPSQGLSGLTQMGRRYGNAPGNIRSPNSSILQNSGFPPSQGTFRYPHPMSAGGATHVQPTQRNLSELSYLKRTEAGGGPVPPVNITLTRPNFGLSQSSTAADKPVQAKQNSPVVKSSSSERNGGPASWKANTETSSAPSAKRRRRSSPGPIIVIKDEPEDEDEVRFVQSSLPDSSTGACPTLQLKIGPPFSTHQSDSGQAREPRPQPGAPAESEKSAPAEDDPNEDWCAVCQNGGELLCCDKCPKVFHLSCHIPVLSESPSGAWFCSFCRDLVSPEMQYECDNKNTHDHERLPPVDQRSCERLLLLLFCNDFSTHFHHASESKRYKELIARPMDLSLVKRKLEWKASDGERYRTPEEFVADVRLIFMNCAKYKVNKEVISAGLYLEDYFEEQLRLVYPNKIFPGGREEGMIPPLEDEIDDEEEEQQQEQEQEQQVPTQESPTHTGGDKTLSPAENAIPPVEENAPPAEEAAEENLKTKEQATDMSKMGTDVKDGSEDGGEPLTQNKVKQEDEAAPPEEVKTSEAVDEAAFPKEGNTPLPPEQTSEVTESQESTQENVPDGEKEEQAAAEME from the exons ATGGATTCGAGTGGCAAATCCGTTGGGAACGACGACATTGTGATCATTGTGGAGAACGAGGCGGAGAGTTTGCCCCTCGGGGAGCCGAGGCCGAAGCCGCCAGGCGCCTTCGGGCTCATGGACACATGTCCCATCTGCAAGTTGAGCTTCCACAACCGAGAGCCCAAACTGCTGCCTTGCCTCCACTCGTTCTGCAAGCGATGCCTGCCCGCGCCGTTCAGGGGGGTCGAACCCAGGAGGGACCACTCCCTCCACACGCTGGGGCAAGTGGACAGCAACAAGCAAT TGGGGACCATCCGCTGTCCAGTATGCCGCCAGGAATGCTGGGAAATGGACCTGCTGGACAACTTCTTTGTCAAGGACTCGGCCGAGGTGCCGAGCAGCACcatggagaaaaacaatcaG gtgTGTATGAGCTGTGACGACAACACCGAGGCGACGGGCTACTGTTTGGAGTGCATGGAGTTCTTGTGCGTGACCTGCATTGAGGCACACCAGAGGGTGAAGTTCACCCGGGATCACACCATACGCCAAAAGAAGGAAATGTCTCCAGGTAGCATGAAAAAAGACACATTGACGCagtcatcattttatttttttaatgacaaacccTTCACACGTGCAGAAGCAGTCGCCGTCTCCACGCAGAAGCCCGTGTTTTGTGACATCCACAAGCAGGAGCCGCTGAAGCTCTTTTGCGAGACTTGCGATCGACTCACCTGTCGGGACTGTCAGCTGCTCAAGCACAAGGATCACAA CTATCAGTTTTTGGAGGATGCCTACAAGAACCACAGACAGTATCTGGAGAGCATGACACAGCAGTTGCAGGAAAAAAGAAAGGCCATCGAAGACGTCTCCACCTGTATCAGAAATGG ACTGCAGCAAGTTGAAGAAAACCGGAAGTCTGTCACAAATGAAATCAAGAAAGCCATCTGTAACCTAATTATGGAGATAAACAGGAAGGGGAAGGTTCTGGCTAACCAGCTTGAG TCGCTTACGAAAGATCACGAGCTGGGTCTGAAAAAGCAGCAGGAAGAAGTCAACTTGCTGCGCCGGCAGCTGGACCACGTGATCAGTTTCACCAAGTGGGCTACTGCAAGCCACAGCGGCACAGCGCTCCTCTACTGCAAGAGGCTG ATTCTATTCCAGATCCACTATCTGATGGGCGCCAGATGCAGTGCCTCCATCATCCCTCAGAGTTCTGTCCGCTTCCAGTGTCGGTCTGGTTTCTGGGCCTCAAATGTAGACCTCG GTTCTCTAGTGGTTGAACGAAGCTCGGTTCAGGCACTCATTCCCAACCAACAGCCGGGACCCAGAGGAGAGGCGCAGACTGGGGCGATGTCGTTATCCGCCCAGCAGCGGCAGAGCACGCTGGCCCAGCTGCAGATGCAG GTTGACAAAATTTCCCAGCAGCCCCACAGGCAGGCCGCATCCAACCACTGGTCCTGGTATCAGAACGCCCGGCTCCCCGGACCCCCCGGACCCCACGGACCTCCGCCGCCGACCAGACCGATCCAAGGAGGCTCCTCCCCTTCCCAGGGTCTCAGCGGCCTGACGCAGATGGGACGCCGATACGGGAACGCCCCCGGCAATATCAGAAGTCCCAACTCGTCTATCCTGCAGAACAGCGGCTTCCCACCTTCTCAA GGCACGTTCCGCTACCCGCACCCCATGTCCGCCGGAGGGGCCACGCACGTACAACCGACCCAG CGGAACTTGTCAGAACTTTCCTACCTGAAAAGGACTGAAGCCGGCGGCGGTCCGGTTCCCCCTGTTAACATCACGCTCACAAGACCCAACTTCGGTTTGAGCCAATCCTCAACAGCTGCTGACAAACCGG ttcaagcaaagcaaaactcACCAGTGGTTAAATCATCGTCTTCAGAGCGAAACGGAGG CCCAGCGTCCTGGAAGGCGAATACCGAGACGTCGTCTGCTCCCTCGGCCAAGCGACGGAGAAGGTCGTCCCCCGGGCCCATTATCGTCATCAAGGACGAACCAGAGGATGAGGATGAAGTCCGCTTT GTGCAGTCCAGCCTTCCCGACAGCAGCACGGGGGCCTGCCCCACGCTGCAGCTCAAGATCGGCCCCCCTTTCTCCACCCACCAGTCTGACTCCGGCCAGGCGAGGGAGCCGCGCCCTCAGCCCGGAGCGCCGGCCGAGTCCGAGAAGAGCGCCCCGGCGGAGGACGACCCCAACGAGGACTGGTGCGCCGTGTGCCAGAACGGGGGGGAGCTGCTGTGCTGCGACAAGTGTCCCAAGGTTTTCCATCTGTCTTGCCACATCCCCGTGCTCAGTGAATCACCCAG tggcgCGTGGTTCTGCTCCTTCTGCCGAGACCTCGTCTCACCCGAGATGCAGTACGAATGCGACAACAAGAACACGCACGACCATGAAAGACTGCCACCTGTTGACCAAAGG TCATGTGAGCGGctgcttctcctcctcttctgcaACGACTTCAGCACCCACTTCCATCACGCGTCG GAGTCCAAAAGATACAAAGAGCTGATCGCGAGACCAATGGATTTATCTCTCGTgaagaggaagctggagtgGAAAGCAAGCGACGGGGAACGCTACCGCACTCCCGAAGAGTTTGTTGCAGATGTGAGGCTAATATTCATGAACTGTGCCAAATACAAG GTGAACAAAGAAGTGATAAGTGCTGGGTTGTACTTGGAAGACTACTTTGAGGAGCAGCTGAGGCTGGTGTACCCCAACAAGATATTTCCCGGCGGAAGGGAAGAAGGTATGATCCCGCCACTGGAGGACGAGATTGAtgacgaagaagaagagcagcagcaggagcaaGAGCAGGAGCAGCAGGTGCCGACGCAGGAAAGCCCGACCCACACGGGGGGCGACAAAACACTCAGTCCCGCGGAGAACGCAATCCCACCCGTGGAGGAGAACGCGCCTCCTGCCGAGGAAGCCGCcgaagaaaatttaaaaacgaAGGAGCAGGCGACCGACATGAGCAAGATGGGGACAGACGTCAAGGATGGGAGTGAAGATGGAGGAGAGCCCCTAACTCAGAACAAAGTCAAGCAAGAGGATGAAGCAGCTCCTCCCGAAGAGGTCAAAACCTCTGAAGCTGTGGATGAGGCAGCATTCCCAAAAGAGGGAAACACCCCGCTTCCTCCCGAGCAGACTTCTGAAGTCACGGAAAGCCAGGAGAGCACACAGGAAAATGTCCCCGACGGAGAAAAAGAGGAGCAAGCGGCAGCCGAGATGGAGTAG
- the trim24 gene encoding transcription intermediary factor 1-alpha isoform X3 — MDSSGKSVGNDDIVIIVENEAESLPLGEPRPKPPGAFGLMDTCPICKLSFHNREPKLLPCLHSFCKRCLPAPFRGVEPRRDHSLHTLGQVDSNKQLGTIRCPVCRQECWEMDLLDNFFVKDSAEVPSSTMEKNNQVCMSCDDNTEATGYCLECMEFLCVTCIEAHQRVKFTRDHTIRQKKEMSPGSMKKDTLTQSSFYFFNDKPFTRAEAVAVSTQKPVFCDIHKQEPLKLFCETCDRLTCRDCQLLKHKDHNYQFLEDAYKNHRQYLESMTQQLQEKRKAIEDVSTCIRNGLQQVEENRKSVTNEIKKAICNLIMEINRKGKVLANQLESLTKDHELGLKKQQEEVNLLRRQLDHVISFTKWATASHSGTALLYCKRLILFQIHYLMGARCSASIIPQSSVRFQCRSGFWASNVDLGSLVVERSSVQALIPNQQPGPRGEAQTGAMSLSAQQRQSTLAQLQMQVDKISQQPHRQAASNHWSWYQNARLPGPPGPHGPPPPTRPIQGGSSPSQGLSGLTQMGRRYGNAPGNIRSPNSSILQNSGFPPSQQGTFRYPHPMSAGGATHVQPTQRNLSELSYLKRTEAGGGPVPPVNITLTRPNFGLSQSSTAADKPVQAKQNSPVVKSSSSERNGGPASWKANTETSSAPSAKRRRRSSPGPIIVIKDEPEDEDEVRFSSLPDSSTGACPTLQLKIGPPFSTHQSDSGQAREPRPQPGAPAESEKSAPAEDDPNEDWCAVCQNGGELLCCDKCPKVFHLSCHIPVLSESPSGAWFCSFCRDLVSPEMQYECDNKNTHDHERLPPVDQRSCERLLLLLFCNDFSTHFHHASESKRYKELIARPMDLSLVKRKLEWKASDGERYRTPEEFVADVRLIFMNCAKYKVNKEVISAGLYLEDYFEEQLRLVYPNKIFPGGREEGMIPPLEDEIDDEEEEQQQEQEQEQQVPTQESPTHTGGDKTLSPAENAIPPVEENAPPAEEAAEENLKTKEQATDMSKMGTDVKDGSEDGGEPLTQNKVKQEDEAAPPEEVKTSEAVDEAAFPKEGNTPLPPEQTSEVTESQESTQENVPDGEKEEQAAAEME, encoded by the exons ATGGATTCGAGTGGCAAATCCGTTGGGAACGACGACATTGTGATCATTGTGGAGAACGAGGCGGAGAGTTTGCCCCTCGGGGAGCCGAGGCCGAAGCCGCCAGGCGCCTTCGGGCTCATGGACACATGTCCCATCTGCAAGTTGAGCTTCCACAACCGAGAGCCCAAACTGCTGCCTTGCCTCCACTCGTTCTGCAAGCGATGCCTGCCCGCGCCGTTCAGGGGGGTCGAACCCAGGAGGGACCACTCCCTCCACACGCTGGGGCAAGTGGACAGCAACAAGCAAT TGGGGACCATCCGCTGTCCAGTATGCCGCCAGGAATGCTGGGAAATGGACCTGCTGGACAACTTCTTTGTCAAGGACTCGGCCGAGGTGCCGAGCAGCACcatggagaaaaacaatcaG gtgTGTATGAGCTGTGACGACAACACCGAGGCGACGGGCTACTGTTTGGAGTGCATGGAGTTCTTGTGCGTGACCTGCATTGAGGCACACCAGAGGGTGAAGTTCACCCGGGATCACACCATACGCCAAAAGAAGGAAATGTCTCCAGGTAGCATGAAAAAAGACACATTGACGCagtcatcattttatttttttaatgacaaacccTTCACACGTGCAGAAGCAGTCGCCGTCTCCACGCAGAAGCCCGTGTTTTGTGACATCCACAAGCAGGAGCCGCTGAAGCTCTTTTGCGAGACTTGCGATCGACTCACCTGTCGGGACTGTCAGCTGCTCAAGCACAAGGATCACAA CTATCAGTTTTTGGAGGATGCCTACAAGAACCACAGACAGTATCTGGAGAGCATGACACAGCAGTTGCAGGAAAAAAGAAAGGCCATCGAAGACGTCTCCACCTGTATCAGAAATGG ACTGCAGCAAGTTGAAGAAAACCGGAAGTCTGTCACAAATGAAATCAAGAAAGCCATCTGTAACCTAATTATGGAGATAAACAGGAAGGGGAAGGTTCTGGCTAACCAGCTTGAG TCGCTTACGAAAGATCACGAGCTGGGTCTGAAAAAGCAGCAGGAAGAAGTCAACTTGCTGCGCCGGCAGCTGGACCACGTGATCAGTTTCACCAAGTGGGCTACTGCAAGCCACAGCGGCACAGCGCTCCTCTACTGCAAGAGGCTG ATTCTATTCCAGATCCACTATCTGATGGGCGCCAGATGCAGTGCCTCCATCATCCCTCAGAGTTCTGTCCGCTTCCAGTGTCGGTCTGGTTTCTGGGCCTCAAATGTAGACCTCG GTTCTCTAGTGGTTGAACGAAGCTCGGTTCAGGCACTCATTCCCAACCAACAGCCGGGACCCAGAGGAGAGGCGCAGACTGGGGCGATGTCGTTATCCGCCCAGCAGCGGCAGAGCACGCTGGCCCAGCTGCAGATGCAG GTTGACAAAATTTCCCAGCAGCCCCACAGGCAGGCCGCATCCAACCACTGGTCCTGGTATCAGAACGCCCGGCTCCCCGGACCCCCCGGACCCCACGGACCTCCGCCGCCGACCAGACCGATCCAAGGAGGCTCCTCCCCTTCCCAGGGTCTCAGCGGCCTGACGCAGATGGGACGCCGATACGGGAACGCCCCCGGCAATATCAGAAGTCCCAACTCGTCTATCCTGCAGAACAGCGGCTTCCCACCTTCTCAA CAGGGCACGTTCCGCTACCCGCACCCCATGTCCGCCGGAGGGGCCACGCACGTACAACCGACCCAG CGGAACTTGTCAGAACTTTCCTACCTGAAAAGGACTGAAGCCGGCGGCGGTCCGGTTCCCCCTGTTAACATCACGCTCACAAGACCCAACTTCGGTTTGAGCCAATCCTCAACAGCTGCTGACAAACCGG ttcaagcaaagcaaaactcACCAGTGGTTAAATCATCGTCTTCAGAGCGAAACGGAGG CCCAGCGTCCTGGAAGGCGAATACCGAGACGTCGTCTGCTCCCTCGGCCAAGCGACGGAGAAGGTCGTCCCCCGGGCCCATTATCGTCATCAAGGACGAACCAGAGGATGAGGATGAAGTCCGCTTT TCCAGCCTTCCCGACAGCAGCACGGGGGCCTGCCCCACGCTGCAGCTCAAGATCGGCCCCCCTTTCTCCACCCACCAGTCTGACTCCGGCCAGGCGAGGGAGCCGCGCCCTCAGCCCGGAGCGCCGGCCGAGTCCGAGAAGAGCGCCCCGGCGGAGGACGACCCCAACGAGGACTGGTGCGCCGTGTGCCAGAACGGGGGGGAGCTGCTGTGCTGCGACAAGTGTCCCAAGGTTTTCCATCTGTCTTGCCACATCCCCGTGCTCAGTGAATCACCCAG tggcgCGTGGTTCTGCTCCTTCTGCCGAGACCTCGTCTCACCCGAGATGCAGTACGAATGCGACAACAAGAACACGCACGACCATGAAAGACTGCCACCTGTTGACCAAAGG TCATGTGAGCGGctgcttctcctcctcttctgcaACGACTTCAGCACCCACTTCCATCACGCGTCG GAGTCCAAAAGATACAAAGAGCTGATCGCGAGACCAATGGATTTATCTCTCGTgaagaggaagctggagtgGAAAGCAAGCGACGGGGAACGCTACCGCACTCCCGAAGAGTTTGTTGCAGATGTGAGGCTAATATTCATGAACTGTGCCAAATACAAG GTGAACAAAGAAGTGATAAGTGCTGGGTTGTACTTGGAAGACTACTTTGAGGAGCAGCTGAGGCTGGTGTACCCCAACAAGATATTTCCCGGCGGAAGGGAAGAAGGTATGATCCCGCCACTGGAGGACGAGATTGAtgacgaagaagaagagcagcagcaggagcaaGAGCAGGAGCAGCAGGTGCCGACGCAGGAAAGCCCGACCCACACGGGGGGCGACAAAACACTCAGTCCCGCGGAGAACGCAATCCCACCCGTGGAGGAGAACGCGCCTCCTGCCGAGGAAGCCGCcgaagaaaatttaaaaacgaAGGAGCAGGCGACCGACATGAGCAAGATGGGGACAGACGTCAAGGATGGGAGTGAAGATGGAGGAGAGCCCCTAACTCAGAACAAAGTCAAGCAAGAGGATGAAGCAGCTCCTCCCGAAGAGGTCAAAACCTCTGAAGCTGTGGATGAGGCAGCATTCCCAAAAGAGGGAAACACCCCGCTTCCTCCCGAGCAGACTTCTGAAGTCACGGAAAGCCAGGAGAGCACACAGGAAAATGTCCCCGACGGAGAAAAAGAGGAGCAAGCGGCAGCCGAGATGGAGTAG
- the trim24 gene encoding transcription intermediary factor 1-alpha isoform X4 yields the protein MDSSGKSVGNDDIVIIVENEAESLPLGEPRPKPPGAFGLMDTCPICKLSFHNREPKLLPCLHSFCKRCLPAPFRGVEPRRDHSLHTLGQVDSNKQLGTIRCPVCRQECWEMDLLDNFFVKDSAEVPSSTMEKNNQVCMSCDDNTEATGYCLECMEFLCVTCIEAHQRVKFTRDHTIRQKKEMSPGSMKKDTLTQSSFYFFNDKPFTRAEAVAVSTQKPVFCDIHKQEPLKLFCETCDRLTCRDCQLLKHKDHNYQFLEDAYKNHRQYLESMTQQLQEKRKAIEDVSTCIRNGLQQVEENRKSVTNEIKKAICNLIMEINRKGKVLANQLESLTKDHELGLKKQQEEVNLLRRQLDHVISFTKWATASHSGTALLYCKRLILFQIHYLMGARCSASIIPQSSVRFQCRSGFWASNVDLGSLVVERSSVQALIPNQQPGPRGEAQTGAMSLSAQQRQSTLAQLQMQQPHRQAASNHWSWYQNARLPGPPGPHGPPPPTRPIQGGSSPSQGLSGLTQMGRRYGNAPGNIRSPNSSILQNSGFPPSQQGTFRYPHPMSAGGATHVQPTQRNLSELSYLKRTEAGGGPVPPVNITLTRPNFGLSQSSTAADKPVQAKQNSPVVKSSSSERNGGPASWKANTETSSAPSAKRRRRSSPGPIIVIKDEPEDEDEVRFVQSSLPDSSTGACPTLQLKIGPPFSTHQSDSGQAREPRPQPGAPAESEKSAPAEDDPNEDWCAVCQNGGELLCCDKCPKVFHLSCHIPVLSESPSGAWFCSFCRDLVSPEMQYECDNKNTHDHERLPPVDQRSCERLLLLLFCNDFSTHFHHASESKRYKELIARPMDLSLVKRKLEWKASDGERYRTPEEFVADVRLIFMNCAKYKVNKEVISAGLYLEDYFEEQLRLVYPNKIFPGGREEGMIPPLEDEIDDEEEEQQQEQEQEQQVPTQESPTHTGGDKTLSPAENAIPPVEENAPPAEEAAEENLKTKEQATDMSKMGTDVKDGSEDGGEPLTQNKVKQEDEAAPPEEVKTSEAVDEAAFPKEGNTPLPPEQTSEVTESQESTQENVPDGEKEEQAAAEME from the exons ATGGATTCGAGTGGCAAATCCGTTGGGAACGACGACATTGTGATCATTGTGGAGAACGAGGCGGAGAGTTTGCCCCTCGGGGAGCCGAGGCCGAAGCCGCCAGGCGCCTTCGGGCTCATGGACACATGTCCCATCTGCAAGTTGAGCTTCCACAACCGAGAGCCCAAACTGCTGCCTTGCCTCCACTCGTTCTGCAAGCGATGCCTGCCCGCGCCGTTCAGGGGGGTCGAACCCAGGAGGGACCACTCCCTCCACACGCTGGGGCAAGTGGACAGCAACAAGCAAT TGGGGACCATCCGCTGTCCAGTATGCCGCCAGGAATGCTGGGAAATGGACCTGCTGGACAACTTCTTTGTCAAGGACTCGGCCGAGGTGCCGAGCAGCACcatggagaaaaacaatcaG gtgTGTATGAGCTGTGACGACAACACCGAGGCGACGGGCTACTGTTTGGAGTGCATGGAGTTCTTGTGCGTGACCTGCATTGAGGCACACCAGAGGGTGAAGTTCACCCGGGATCACACCATACGCCAAAAGAAGGAAATGTCTCCAGGTAGCATGAAAAAAGACACATTGACGCagtcatcattttatttttttaatgacaaacccTTCACACGTGCAGAAGCAGTCGCCGTCTCCACGCAGAAGCCCGTGTTTTGTGACATCCACAAGCAGGAGCCGCTGAAGCTCTTTTGCGAGACTTGCGATCGACTCACCTGTCGGGACTGTCAGCTGCTCAAGCACAAGGATCACAA CTATCAGTTTTTGGAGGATGCCTACAAGAACCACAGACAGTATCTGGAGAGCATGACACAGCAGTTGCAGGAAAAAAGAAAGGCCATCGAAGACGTCTCCACCTGTATCAGAAATGG ACTGCAGCAAGTTGAAGAAAACCGGAAGTCTGTCACAAATGAAATCAAGAAAGCCATCTGTAACCTAATTATGGAGATAAACAGGAAGGGGAAGGTTCTGGCTAACCAGCTTGAG TCGCTTACGAAAGATCACGAGCTGGGTCTGAAAAAGCAGCAGGAAGAAGTCAACTTGCTGCGCCGGCAGCTGGACCACGTGATCAGTTTCACCAAGTGGGCTACTGCAAGCCACAGCGGCACAGCGCTCCTCTACTGCAAGAGGCTG ATTCTATTCCAGATCCACTATCTGATGGGCGCCAGATGCAGTGCCTCCATCATCCCTCAGAGTTCTGTCCGCTTCCAGTGTCGGTCTGGTTTCTGGGCCTCAAATGTAGACCTCG GTTCTCTAGTGGTTGAACGAAGCTCGGTTCAGGCACTCATTCCCAACCAACAGCCGGGACCCAGAGGAGAGGCGCAGACTGGGGCGATGTCGTTATCCGCCCAGCAGCGGCAGAGCACGCTGGCCCAGCTGCAGATGCAG CAGCCCCACAGGCAGGCCGCATCCAACCACTGGTCCTGGTATCAGAACGCCCGGCTCCCCGGACCCCCCGGACCCCACGGACCTCCGCCGCCGACCAGACCGATCCAAGGAGGCTCCTCCCCTTCCCAGGGTCTCAGCGGCCTGACGCAGATGGGACGCCGATACGGGAACGCCCCCGGCAATATCAGAAGTCCCAACTCGTCTATCCTGCAGAACAGCGGCTTCCCACCTTCTCAA CAGGGCACGTTCCGCTACCCGCACCCCATGTCCGCCGGAGGGGCCACGCACGTACAACCGACCCAG CGGAACTTGTCAGAACTTTCCTACCTGAAAAGGACTGAAGCCGGCGGCGGTCCGGTTCCCCCTGTTAACATCACGCTCACAAGACCCAACTTCGGTTTGAGCCAATCCTCAACAGCTGCTGACAAACCGG ttcaagcaaagcaaaactcACCAGTGGTTAAATCATCGTCTTCAGAGCGAAACGGAGG CCCAGCGTCCTGGAAGGCGAATACCGAGACGTCGTCTGCTCCCTCGGCCAAGCGACGGAGAAGGTCGTCCCCCGGGCCCATTATCGTCATCAAGGACGAACCAGAGGATGAGGATGAAGTCCGCTTT GTGCAGTCCAGCCTTCCCGACAGCAGCACGGGGGCCTGCCCCACGCTGCAGCTCAAGATCGGCCCCCCTTTCTCCACCCACCAGTCTGACTCCGGCCAGGCGAGGGAGCCGCGCCCTCAGCCCGGAGCGCCGGCCGAGTCCGAGAAGAGCGCCCCGGCGGAGGACGACCCCAACGAGGACTGGTGCGCCGTGTGCCAGAACGGGGGGGAGCTGCTGTGCTGCGACAAGTGTCCCAAGGTTTTCCATCTGTCTTGCCACATCCCCGTGCTCAGTGAATCACCCAG tggcgCGTGGTTCTGCTCCTTCTGCCGAGACCTCGTCTCACCCGAGATGCAGTACGAATGCGACAACAAGAACACGCACGACCATGAAAGACTGCCACCTGTTGACCAAAGG TCATGTGAGCGGctgcttctcctcctcttctgcaACGACTTCAGCACCCACTTCCATCACGCGTCG GAGTCCAAAAGATACAAAGAGCTGATCGCGAGACCAATGGATTTATCTCTCGTgaagaggaagctggagtgGAAAGCAAGCGACGGGGAACGCTACCGCACTCCCGAAGAGTTTGTTGCAGATGTGAGGCTAATATTCATGAACTGTGCCAAATACAAG GTGAACAAAGAAGTGATAAGTGCTGGGTTGTACTTGGAAGACTACTTTGAGGAGCAGCTGAGGCTGGTGTACCCCAACAAGATATTTCCCGGCGGAAGGGAAGAAGGTATGATCCCGCCACTGGAGGACGAGATTGAtgacgaagaagaagagcagcagcaggagcaaGAGCAGGAGCAGCAGGTGCCGACGCAGGAAAGCCCGACCCACACGGGGGGCGACAAAACACTCAGTCCCGCGGAGAACGCAATCCCACCCGTGGAGGAGAACGCGCCTCCTGCCGAGGAAGCCGCcgaagaaaatttaaaaacgaAGGAGCAGGCGACCGACATGAGCAAGATGGGGACAGACGTCAAGGATGGGAGTGAAGATGGAGGAGAGCCCCTAACTCAGAACAAAGTCAAGCAAGAGGATGAAGCAGCTCCTCCCGAAGAGGTCAAAACCTCTGAAGCTGTGGATGAGGCAGCATTCCCAAAAGAGGGAAACACCCCGCTTCCTCCCGAGCAGACTTCTGAAGTCACGGAAAGCCAGGAGAGCACACAGGAAAATGTCCCCGACGGAGAAAAAGAGGAGCAAGCGGCAGCCGAGATGGAGTAG